The genomic segment CGATGCCGACGAAGCAGGCGGTGCCGTCGCGCAGCGCGCGGGCGGCCGCGACGGTCATCATCTCGTCGGCGGTCCAGCCGCCGGTGCCGTCAGGGCGGACGGGGTCACTTGTCATGCCGCGCTCCCGGGGTTCGTCACATGCCGCTCGATCCACTCCTGGAAGGTGTCCCGGTCGCGGCTGATCTTGTCCCAGGCGAGGTAGTAGTCGTTGTCGCGCACCGAGTAGCCCTGGGTGTAGGAGGGGTGCGAGCCGCCGGGCGCGGCGGCCACCGCGGTCACCGCCCAGCCGGGCAGGACGACCTGGCCCGGCACCGGTTCGAACTTGTCGACGATCTCCTCGACGGTGACCAGCGACCGGCTGGCCGCGAGGACCGCCTCCTTCTGCACCCCGGTGATGCCCCACATCTGTACGTTGCCGGCCCGGTCGGCCCGCTGGGCGTGCACGATCGTGACGTCCGGCCGCAGTGCGGGGACCGCGGTGAGCTCCTCACCGGTGAACGGGCAGCTGATCGGTTTGATGTTGGCGGTGTAGCGGGGCAGGTCGGTGCCGGTGTAGCCGCGCAGGACGGCGAACGGCAGGCCGGCGGCGCCGGCGACGTAGCGGTTCGCCATCCCGGCGTGACTGTGTTCCTCCAGCCGCAACGGGTTGGGCCAGGAGTTCTGGACGGCGTCGCGGAACCGGTGCAGGGAACCGACGCCGGGGTTGCCGCCCCAGGAGAAGACCAGACCGCTGGCGCAGCCGGCGCCGATGAGCTGGTCGTAGATGACGTCGGGGGTCATCCGGACCAGGGTCAGGCCCCGTCGGCGCTGGCGGATGATCTCGTGACCGGCGGCGAACGGGATCAGATGGGTGAAGCCCTCCAGGGCCACCGTGTCCCCGTCCCGCACCAGCTCACCGACCCCCTCGGCCAGTGAGACGATTTTCGCCATCGGTCCGCCGCCTCCCGGTGTCGCCGCGCCCGGCCGTAGCGGGTCGGGCTGGTGTTCGCTATGCGGACTCCCGTCCTCATCTCGAACAGGACTCGTCTCGAACATAGTTCCCCCGAAACCGCCCGTCAATCGACCCGGCCGCGCGGGCCGGCGGCCCGGGAGGCGGGCGAAATGTTCGCGGACGGCCGTTGACGCCGGGCCGGAGCACGTGCCAACGTGCCAAGTGAGAACAGTCGTTCGGCAGGCGAACAGCGCCCCGGACCCAGGTGCCCGGAGGTCCAGTGGCTGACGAGGCGGGACCCGACCGCCGCCGGCCCGTTCCGGCCGGCCCGCGGCGCGGCCTGGTCGGCGCCGACGGGCACCGGTCGTCGGTGACCTCGCGGGTGCTCGGCATCCTGGCCGCCTTCGACAGCCGCCACCCCACCCTGTCGCTCAGCGACATCGCCCGCCGGGCCGGACTGCCGCTGGCCACCGCGCACCGGCTGGTCGGCGAGCTGGCCGGCTGGGGCGCCCTGCACCGCGGCCCGCGCGGGGAGTACGCGATCGGGGTCCGGCTCTGGGAGCTCGGCCTGCTCAGCCCGCTGCACCACCGGCTACGGGAGACGGCCCTGCCCTACCTGCCCGAGCTGGCCGCCGCCACCGGCGAGAACGCGCACCTGGCGGTCCGCGACGGCAGCCAGGCGCTCTACGTCGAGAAGTTCACCGGAGCGCGGGCGGTGCCGATCCTCAGCCGGGTCGGCGGCCGGCTACCGCTGCACGCCACCGGGGTCGGCAAGGCGCTGCTGGCCTTCCAGGACCCCGGGTTCGTCGGCGACTACCTACGCGAGCCGCTGATCCGGTGCACCCCGTACACCATCGTCGAGCCCGGCCGGCTGGCCGGTGACCTGACCGCGGTACGGCGCCGCGGCTGGGCCAGCACCCGCGAGGAGAT from the Solwaraspora sp. WMMD1047 genome contains:
- a CDS encoding IclR family transcriptional regulator; this translates as MADEAGPDRRRPVPAGPRRGLVGADGHRSSVTSRVLGILAAFDSRHPTLSLSDIARRAGLPLATAHRLVGELAGWGALHRGPRGEYAIGVRLWELGLLSPLHHRLRETALPYLPELAAATGENAHLAVRDGSQALYVEKFTGARAVPILSRVGGRLPLHATGVGKALLAFQDPGFVGDYLREPLIRCTPYTIVEPGRLAGDLTAVRRRGWASTREEMTLGSCSVAVPVLAGSADGAGGGPVAVAAIGIVVHSRRTSLRPLLPAVRAAADQIAARLARRPVDRADFHWVEGPASAGRGDAAGSDRAERHRQRSRE
- a CDS encoding CoA-transferase, yielding MAKIVSLAEGVGELVRDGDTVALEGFTHLIPFAAGHEIIRQRRRGLTLVRMTPDVIYDQLIGAGCASGLVFSWGGNPGVGSLHRFRDAVQNSWPNPLRLEEHSHAGMANRYVAGAAGLPFAVLRGYTGTDLPRYTANIKPISCPFTGEELTAVPALRPDVTIVHAQRADRAGNVQMWGITGVQKEAVLAASRSLVTVEEIVDKFEPVPGQVVLPGWAVTAVAAAPGGSHPSYTQGYSVRDNDYYLAWDKISRDRDTFQEWIERHVTNPGSAA